In Nitrospirota bacterium, the following are encoded in one genomic region:
- a CDS encoding DUF3786 domain-containing protein — translation MNPVELYKQLPKKNCGDCAQKTCMAFAMAALRGETDLSGCPHLDGEALQALKGSLTTSDWREELAGKLREEVRQVDFPRIAEGLGARLQGGSLVLTCLGREFTVTADGVIVTKGPMTPWIKILLLHYIRTAGREKLSGKWVSYAELKSGMVKATSFARECEEPLRELFDRDAEQAASALLRMGAEQRGDFPTSCAWRLLLLPKLPVMVLYWPPDEEFPSKLSILFDATADRFLDAESLIFLLEGLVKNVERNFIS, via the coding sequence GTGAATCCCGTAGAGCTCTATAAACAGCTGCCGAAAAAGAATTGCGGCGACTGCGCGCAGAAGACCTGCATGGCCTTCGCCATGGCGGCCCTACGGGGGGAGACCGATCTTTCCGGATGCCCCCATCTCGACGGCGAGGCGCTCCAGGCCCTCAAGGGCTCGCTCACGACCTCCGACTGGCGTGAAGAGCTCGCCGGGAAGCTCCGTGAAGAGGTCAGGCAGGTCGACTTCCCCCGCATCGCCGAAGGACTCGGCGCCCGGCTGCAGGGAGGGTCTCTGGTCCTTACCTGCCTGGGGAGAGAATTCACCGTTACGGCGGACGGCGTCATCGTGACGAAGGGGCCGATGACGCCGTGGATAAAGATATTGCTGCTCCACTACATCAGGACCGCCGGCAGAGAGAAGCTCTCCGGAAAGTGGGTCTCGTACGCCGAGCTCAAGAGCGGCATGGTCAAAGCGACGTCGTTCGCACGTGAGTGCGAGGAGCCGCTGAGGGAGCTCTTCGACCGGGATGCGGAGCAGGCGGCTTCCGCGCTGCTTCGCATGGGCGCGGAACAGCGAGGGGACTTTCCGACCTCCTGTGCATGGCGGCTCCTCCTTCTTCCCAAGCTGCCCGTCATGGTCCTCTACTGGCCTCCGGACGAGGAGTTTCCCTCGAAGCTGAGCATTCTTTTCGACGCTACGGCGGACCGGTTTCTCGACGCCGAATCGCTCATCTTCCTGCTGGAGGGGCTGGTAAAAAACGTCGAAAGGAATTTTATTTCTTGA